CAAAAGTCCCAAGGCCAGGGATGGAACTGGGGAGGTGGGAGCTACAGGACTCTGAAAAAGTGGCTCACACGCTGGGACCAGGGAGAGCCCAGAGCCTGGGAAGAGATGGAGCATTGACTGGGGGACAGTGGTCAGTGAGAGCGAGCTCGGAGGACGGCTGGGTGTGGACACCGGACTCAGAGCGCGGGATACCCGGGTCCGCGGGAGGGGATGGGGCTGGCTGGACCCCTGCGTCGGTGGCTGGGCCCGGCAGACACCAGCGCAGGGACGTTTAACTCCAAACGCGGTTAAGCCAAAGGCTGAAGCTCTGGGCACTAGGCGGGGTCCTGGGCCTGGAGGTCGGGGGGAGGGCAGTCGGGGCAAGTGGGCACCGGCCGGGGCGGACGCAAGTGCCCAGGGGGCCCAGGAAGGAGATACGAGGCGAGGCGAGGCGGCGCGGCTTTAGCCCAGCTGGGAATAGCAGAGCGGCGGCCTGTGGGTCCCCGACCAGGGGGCGCTTGGATTCCGGGGCAGGGGCTGCGGAGGCGAGCGCGGGGGACCCGTCGGGCCCCGAGCATAGAGAGCCGGGGTGCAGGACACCCGAGAGAGGGCCAGGGCGGGGAGCGGCGGGGCGGGGAGCCCGGGGCCGGGGAGGGTCGGGGGCCAGGGGGATCGGGGCCCGGGCCGCGGCGGCGCACGCACCGTAGGGCTGGCCCTGCAGGTCGTACTGCTGCATGCGGTACACCGTGAACTCGTGCGCCGCGTCGGCCGCGGGCAGCGGCGGCGCCACCAGCAGCAGCACGGCGGGCAGGAAGACGATGAAGCCCAGCGGCAGGCACGACGCCTTCAGCATGTTCTCCAGCACCTCGCCTGCTTCCTCCAGCATCCTGGCCGGCGGCGGGGccgcgcggggcggcggcggggacgggacagcggcggctgcggcggcggcggctcccgcGGACTCACCTCGGCATGGGTAGCCGCCGGGGTCCTTCGGGCGCCGCGCTGGGCAGCCCGCGCCTGCCCCGGGGTCCTGCGGGCACCACCGCGGACAGTTCCCTCTGGCCGCGCTGCCTCATGGGACTTGCAGTCCGCTTGGCGCGCGGAGCTGCCTGGGAGTTGTAGGCCCACTCTAGGCTCGCCGGCGAAAGGCTGTCTAGCTAACACTGCGGAAGTTTCACATAAACTCCAAGCCACAAAACACAGAgactttaaaaaactattttgcGGTAGAATTTTCTCAAATTGCGTCTTTGGTGTGTGTTGCGTGGGGAGAAGGGAACGAaaggccggggggggggggggggcaggacgTGACCTTGCGACCTGGAAGGAAGTTGGAGCTGAAGGAAAGAGGAAGTGGCCTCTGGCGCGCTGGGTCTCCTGGGAATTGTAGTCTCCTAGAACAGACACAAAGGATCATGGGAGCTGTAGTCTTCCTCACAGAAGTTTCGGGGGGGAAAAGActaaaaaatcacttaaaactCTCAAGGATGCAGATGTTAAGCAATACGAGGGCGAAGACTTCTGTCTGCTGTGTGCATCGATGTATCCCCGACACTAAGCAGGAGCCCTGGCACACTGTGGGTGGTCTATACAATTTtgggaggaatgaatgaaaaatgaataaaaagtcgTGCTAGGCTGTGACACGGTGCGTTATGGGACTTGTAGTCGCAGCCTGGGCTGCACGTAGGGTGGGTGGCATCCTTGGTTATATTTATCCTTGTTCACTTTTGGGGCATACATAtgctaaaaaaaagtatttgatgtTCCTCAGaaattggaatttattttctgGGTGTTCCATATTGGTATTTCCCCACGTGGCAACCCTCAGGGCCCAGGTGTCAGGGACCAGGTACAGGAGCATCAGCAACTCACAGCCCCTCCCACAGATGGGAAAACAACGGCCCAGGCCCCGGGGGAATGAACAGTTGTCTAAGGACTCAGGGCCTCCCTTCTGTCCCGGGTGAGCCCTGGCATTTGTGCCGATTAAGAGAATGAGCTCGAGTCctccacttcccagctgtgtgacttagggaaagtcacttcacctctctgggcctctgtttcctcagctgTCAACTGTGAAGATACATAATGAAACACTCTGCCCCACCAGTGGTGTGTAAGGATTCATTACGTCAATCCACAGGAACGGATTCAGAGCtaagcacacagtaagtgctcaataagtgttggCAGTATGAGGCTGCACCAAGCACACGCAGcgtcagggcctttgcatttgccaTTCCTGCTGGAACACGCTTCCAGCACCTCTCTGCATGGCTGAGTATTCCAAGGAGGGAAGGAACTGACagttattcatttgttcattcattcattcatcaaaaacGAAGTATCAGGGAACAAAAAGCTACGGGTACGTGTCTAagccgggtgcagtggtgcactcctgaactcaggaggctgaggacgGAGGGTCGCtagagcccaggggtttgagaccagcttggggtACACAGGGAAAccccaactcaaaaaaaaaaaaaaggaaaagaaaagcaaagctaCCTGCGtgagtttgaattccagctctgccacttcccagctgtgtgaccttgggtaagttacctAACCCCTCTGGGTCTCAGTGTTCCCATCTGTGAAACGGAATTACTGAGTGAGATGTAAGGCTTCGCAGTTATTGCTCATTTAAAAACACACGCATGATAGTTCAGGGTGTCTGCATTCCTCACCTTATCGAGTCCTCATTGAATCCAGGAGAACAGGAGCTGGCCATGTCCTCATTCTGCAGACGAGAGAGCTGAGGCACAGGGGACCTGGGGAGCTCCAGTGGGCTACAGTCACCAGTGAAGGTGTCGCCATTAACCCCTGGGCTGTCCGGTAAGTAGCAGTCAGGATTCCTGGAGGCCGTTTCGCCACTGCCATGGAGGAGAGCTGGGGTGCAGAAGGAGGAGTGGAAAGAGGTTTCTGAAGCCTCAAATGCTGCTGTGTCCAGTTCTCCCAGAGCTCTGTGTCACCGTGCTGGGCCCTGTGCTAGGGACACAGCCACGGCCCAGACAAGCCACGATACCCACTATCGCAGAGCCCCAAGTCCAGAGGAGATGGATGCGTGACCAGGTGCGACTGCAGCTGGGATGCAGGAGGCACAGGCAACTGCGGGAGCCCAGAGGCGGCCTTGGGAGAAGAGGTAATCAGGAGAGACTTCCTGGAGAAGGTGGCACCCTCGCTGAGACCCGAAGGATGGGCAGGCCGAAGTCGAGTGAAGAATGAGGGAAAGCCACACCCAGCAGAGGCAGAACTGTAAGAGGGGGACACAAAGGCAGCTGTGGGACCCTAGGGAAGAGAAGAAATCAGAGATGACTTCCTGGAAGAGGCGACACCAAAGCTAAAGCACACAGAATGAGCAGGCAGCCGTCAAGTGGAGAACGAGGGGAGGCACGTGCCAACCAGGCCACCCTGGTGGGGGCAACAAAGGCAAGTGGGAAGACCCCCGGGAGGGAGGGAGTTGTAAGTAGTTCAGCTCAAAGCAAACCACATGAGGACGCCCCGCAGGGCAGAGGGAGCCAGGGGGCAGCTCATAGTGGCCCAGAAGGGGTGCGGAGAGCTTTGGGCTGGCACAGCCTCCACTCACCCAAAATGCCACGGAGACCCCCCCGCCAGCCGCCGGCGCAGATGCACACACGGAGCAGGCGTCGGGAGGACACAACAACCGTCCGGCTCTTGCGCACACGGACACGCGCTGGGGACTTGAGCCAACCCCAGCCAAGAGAACCGCCTGCGATGACGGAAACGGTGGCACCTCTGTCGTGTCCAAAGCAGGAGTGGGAGCCGCTGCCGACTCCGTGGACTGTGGCTCTTGTGGCCGAGTGTTAGGGGGTGACCCGTGTCCCCCCGCAAACCCATATATTCCCGCCCTCAGCCCCGAGACCTTGGATTGGGACGCTTATTTGgcaatagggtcattgcagatggaAACAGATGACACCCTTGTACTGGACTAGGGGGGCCTGATCCCACCACTGGGGATTCTACAAAAGTGGGGGgatgtggacacagacacacagggagaacgcCACCGGAGACAGGGGCAGAGATCGGGGGACGCTTCCACGCGCCAAGGAACGCCAAGGATGAATAAAGCCCGTGTGCAAGGCACAAGCCCCTGGGGCTTTGTCCTGGCGCTCTAGCAAACCACAATGCGGACAAACtgaatttaaaactttcatttaatGTTCATGAATTGTAAACAGCCACACAGGGCCAGTGGCTGAGATACCGGACAGTTCGATAAAATAGTCGCCACTCCCTGCACCCCCGCCCATCGTGCGGCAGAGAAATAGTGGCTTCGAGCAGAGATGTCCCGTGCCCAGGTGGCAGGCGGGGTGGCCCCCAGGCCGCTGTGCCGCAGGCACGTGGTGGGACAGAGGCAGGGGATGGGGGGCTGGCATAGGCcccagaggaggggcagggcttCGTACCGGCACCAGCACCGACGCTCAGCCGTGGGCTgtttaaatgtaaacaaattcaCAGTAAATAGAACCTACAGTTAGAAGTTCAGTTCTCGGTCGCTCCGTACCCTGCAGGGCTGGCATCTCCCGTGCTGCGTGGTGCAGCCGTAGAACGTTGCCACCATCGCGAGACGTTCTGTCGGACACCCTGGGCTTCAGGTGTGGTGGCTGGTGCCGAGCATGTCAGGACAACCTTGTGCGTAGGGGCTGGAttagcccatttcacagatgcgGAAGGGCGAGGCCGCGAGTGCTGTGGGGAAGCTGCGAGACACTCCCCTAGGCCAGGAGGGCGAGGTCACCGCACCTATGCCGGTGCCCAGACTGTGTCCAACAGATGCAGAGGTCAGAGCCGGGGCAGGGGCCCTGCCTTCCCAAAGGGGAAGTGAGCGAGAAGAGGCTGGTGACAACTGTCATCGGctgccccacccccttcctgCAATGCCGGGACACGCTCGCTCGCCGTCCACACCCACACTCCACGCTCACAGCCACGGCCGGGCTCTGCCAGCCGCGCCCCCGAGCCCGGCCGCGCACTTGGGGACAAGAGAGAGGCTGCCACTCCTCGTTCACTCGGCCTGCAGTGTTGCCGGGGCAACCACCCCGCTGCCTGCCCCACCGAGGCCCAGAGACGGCCTGGGCCTGCTCCGAAATCACACAGGAGCCCGGGCGGAGTGGCCCCACCGGGTGGCCTCCTCGTCCGAGGTCCCCGCGGGAAACCGCCCTGGCGTCCCCCGCCGCGTGCAGCCCCGGCGTCCTCAGAGGCTCCGCACGCTGGAGACGCTGGACAGGGGCTCCCGCAGCCGGAAGCTGAGCGACCGCGAGCCCCGCAGGCTGTCCCGCGGCCGCAGCGCGCTGTCGGTGCTGGAGCCGGCGGCGCGCGCCTCGGCGGCCCTGGCCAGGCAGTCCCCGGGGCCGCGCAGGCCCAGGCGCAGACACGCGCAGCACAGGAAGCCGAGCACGGCGCGGCACACCTCGCGGCTGCGGAAGGAGTAGATGAGGGGGTTGACGGCCGAGTTGAGCACGGCCAGCGCCAGGATCCAGTCCATGCCGCGCAGGTACTCCTGCGCCCACGCGGTGGAGCCGAACACGTCGGCCAGCAGCAGGCCGAAGAGCGGCCCCCAGCACAGCAGGAAGGCGGCCAGGATGAGCAGCACCGTCTGCAGCAGCCGGCGGGCCttgcggcgggcggcggggcgcggggcggcgcgcCCGTTGGCCCGCACCACGCGGAAGATGGCCCCGTACAGGCCGGTGATGGCGGCCAGCACGGCCGCGAACACCAGCAGGCAGAAGAGGATGTAGCGCTTGGAGTAGAGCGGCAGCAGGCTGGAGCAGCGCTCGAAGGCGCACACGCAGTTCCAGCCGAGCAGCGGCAGCAGCCCCAGCAGCGCGGCCAGCAGCCAGCACAGCGCGATGAAGCCGTGCACGCGGCCCGTCTTGCGGGCGCGGCTCTCGGCCACCGGGCGCACCATGGTGGCGAAGCGCTCGCCGGCCGTGAAGAGCAGGCTGAAGGTGGAGGCGGCCAGCGCCGTGAAGAGCAGGCCCTCGCGCAGGAACCACTGCGCCGGCGCCAGGCGGAAGGTGCGCGCGCCCGACAGCAGCACGTTGGCCAGGTAGGCCGCGCCCGTGAGCAGGTCGCTGAGCGTGATGTTCACCAGGCAGTAGTAGACCCAGCGGCGCGACCGCATGCGCGCCAGGATGGCCGCCAGCACCAGCAGGTTCTCCAGCACCACCAGGCAGCCGGCGGCCACCGACAGCGCGCGCAGGGCCCCCAGGCCGCCGTCCTCCGCGCCGCCGCGGCCCGCCAGCCGGCCCGAGTGGTTGTAGTGCAGCACCAGGAGCCGGCTGTGGCCGCCGGCCGCCAGCTGCTGGCAGGACTCGGGCGCCCCCGGGGCCCCGGTGGCGTTCATGGCCTCCCGGAGGGGCAGACTGAGGCCCGGCAAGGCGGAGCCGCCTGCCTCCCCGGCCTCGGTTTCCTGTTATTTGAAATTTCCTGTTATGCTCAAGGTACCCCCGGGGtgggggccaggcccagggcggggagggcggcccAACCGCCGCCTGCCGCCGCCACCAGCCCAGCCGCAAGGCCGCCACCCGCCCCGCCCTGCTGCCCCTTCTGGGTCCTTGAGCCTCAAAAGCCAGAGGCGGGAGGGAACCCCAGAG
This portion of the Microcebus murinus isolate Inina chromosome 27, M.murinus_Inina_mat1.0, whole genome shotgun sequence genome encodes:
- the S1PR4 gene encoding sphingosine 1-phosphate receptor 4 yields the protein MNATGAPGAPESCQQLAAGGHSRLLVLHYNHSGRLAGRGGAEDGGLGALRALSVAAGCLVVLENLLVLAAILARMRSRRWVYYCLVNITLSDLLTGAAYLANVLLSGARTFRLAPAQWFLREGLLFTALAASTFSLLFTAGERFATMVRPVAESRARKTGRVHGFIALCWLLAALLGLLPLLGWNCVCAFERCSSLLPLYSKRYILFCLLVFAAVLAAITGLYGAIFRVVRANGRAAPRPAARRKARRLLQTVLLILAAFLLCWGPLFGLLLADVFGSTAWAQEYLRGMDWILALAVLNSAVNPLIYSFRSREVCRAVLGFLCCACLRLGLRGPGDCLARAAEARAAGSSTDSALRPRDSLRGSRSLSFRLREPLSSVSSVRSL